In one window of Tripterygium wilfordii isolate XIE 37 chromosome 1, ASM1340144v1, whole genome shotgun sequence DNA:
- the LOC120001296 gene encoding RAN GTPase-activating protein 2-like, whose translation MDSAELKSQHRQFSIKLWPPSQNTRQMLVVRIRGNLTSSSIFTQKYGSLNDNEAEDNAIQIEDVAFDTANKHYEMEPDGDGSSAVQLYAKECSKLILEVLKRGPRTKEDREPASEKVNAFQETFFDISKGPRAFIEAAEAEELLSPLKEPENSFTKICFSNRSFGLGAARVAEPILLSIKDQLKEVDLSDFIAGRPEIEALEVMNIFSAALEGSILKSLNLSNNALGEKGVRAFGALLRSQHALEELYLMNDGISEEAARAVCDLIPSTAKLRVLHFHNNMTGDEGALAISEVVKRSPLLEDFRCSSSRIGSEGGVALSKALETCTQLKKLDLRDNMFGVEAGVALSKAFSKLTDLKEVYLSYLNLEDEGAIAIINALKESAPLLEVMEMAGNEVTAEAAPTIASALAVKQHLTKLDLAENELKDEGAIQIGKALDEGHLQLLEVDMSANSIRRAGARLLAQVAVQKPGFKLLNIDGNFISDEGIDEVKEMFKKCTNALGSLDENDPEGGDENDESGNDEDNDDDLESKLKNLEVGQE comes from the coding sequence ATGGACTCCGCAGAATTGAAGTCACAACACCGACAGTTTTCAATTAAACTGTGGCCTCCTAGTCAGAACACCCGGCAGATGCTTGTGGTACGTATTAGAGGCAACCTTACCTCTAGTTCTATTTTCACTCAGAAGTATGGTAGTCTTAATGACAATGAGGCCGAGGATAATGCAATACAAATTGAGGATGTGGCTTTTGACACTGCAAATAAACACTATGAAATGGAGCCTGATGGTGATGGAAGTTCTGCAGTGCAGCTTTATGCCAAGGAATGCAGCAAGCTCATTTTGGAAGTTCTCAAAAGAGGCCCTAGAACCAAGGAAGACAGAGAGCCTGCATCTGAGAAAGTTAATGCATTCCAAGAGACCTTTTTTGATATATCAAAGGGTCCTAGGGCATTTATTGAGGCAGCGGAAGCTGAGGAGCTTCTGAGTCCATTAAAGGAGCCAGAGAATTCGTTCACTAAAATATGCTTTAGCAATAGAAGCTTTGGATTAGGAGCTGCTCGTGTTGCTGAGCCCATTTTGCTTTCCATCAAGGACCAGCTGAAGGAAGTTGACCTATCTGATTTTATTGCTGGACGACCTGAGATCGAAGCTCTAGAAGTTATGAATATATTCTCAGCTGCACTCGAAGGTAGCATATTGAAATCTCTGAACCTATCAAACAATGCTTTGGGTGAGAAGGGTGTTAGAGCATTTGGGGCACTCCTTAGATCGCAGCACGCCCTGGAGGAGCTCTATCTGATGAATGATGGGATATCTGAGGAAGCTGCAAGAGCGGTTTGCGATTTAATTCCATCAACAGCGAAGCTTAGGGTCCTCCACTTTCATAATAACATGACAGGAGATGAGGGGGCACTTGCCATCTCGGAGGTCGTGAAACGCTCTCCTTTGTTAGAGGATTTTCGGTGCTCCTCTTCAAGGATTGGTTCAGAAGGAGGAGTTGCATTATCTAAAGCACTTGAGACTTGTACCCAACTGAAGAAGCTTGACCTTCGTGATAACATGTTTGGTGTAGAGGCTGGAGTTGCTCTGAGTAAAGCTTTCTCGAAGCTCACGGATTTAAAAGAGGTGTACTTGAGCTACTTGAACTTAGAAGATGAGGGTGCAATTGCTATAATAAATGCTCTAAAGGAGTCGGCTCCTTTGCTTGAAGTTATGGAGATGGCTGGAAATGAAGTTACAGCTGAAGCTGCTCCTACTATAGCTTCTGCTTTAGCAGTAAAGCAGCATCTTACTAAGTTGGATTTGGCAGAAAATGAACTCAAGGATGAAGGTGCTATCCAGATTGGTAAGGCCTTGGATGAAGGCCATCTGCAGTTACTGGAAGTTGATATGAGTGCCAACTCAATTAGGAGGGCTGGAGCACGGCTCTTGGCTCAGGTTGCGGTTCAGAAGCCTGGGTTTAAGTTGCTGAACATTGATGGGAATTTTATATCCGATGAAGGCATTGATGAGGTAAAAGAGATGTTCAAGAAATGTACTAATGCACTTGGATCTTTGGATGAGAATGATCCTGAAGGGGGAGATGAAAATGATGAATCTGGAAACGATGAAGATAATGACGATGATCTGGAATCAAAACTGAAGAATCTTGAAGTTGGGCAAGAGTAG
- the LOC120004043 gene encoding 40S ribosomal protein S16 codes for MAAAVESVQCFGRKKTAVAVTHCKRGRGLIKINGCPIELVEPEILRFKAYEPILLLGRHRFAGVDMRIRVNGGGQTSQIYAIRQSIARALVAFYQKYVDEQSKKEIKDILGRYDRTLLASDPRRCEPKKFGGRGARARFQKSYR; via the coding sequence ATGGCGGCTGCAGTAGAGTCCGTGCAGTGCTTTGGCAGGAAGAAGACAGCTGTCGCCGTGACCCATTGCAAGCGAGGACGCGGCCTCATCAAGATCAATGGATGCCCGATCGAGCTGGTGGAGCCGGAGATCCTCCGCTTCAAGGCCTATGAGCCGATCCTGCTACTCGGACGGCATCGTTTTGCAGGAGTAGACATGAGGATCCGTGTCAACGGAGGTGGTCAAACCTCTCAGATCTACGCGATCCGTCAGAGCATCGCAAGGGCTTTGGTAGCATTCTATCAGAAGTACGTAGACGAGCAGAGCAAGAAGGAAATCAAGGACATATTGGGCAGGTATGACAGGACCCTACTCGCCTCTGACCCAAGACGGTGCGAGCCAAAGAAGTTCGGAGGTCGTGGCGCCAGGGCCAGATTCCAGAAATCTTACCGTTAG
- the LOC120004037 gene encoding probable E3 ubiquitin-protein ligase LUL4, with translation MGISWSSNRRRHNTYPPPPPPYYHYSTEPPSIAPPPPPPPPLPPHNYLVPTSTGAATTTTPPYPFSQNPYLSHPPRPPPPPVPSYYNSCNYGNHSIPRYNHHNYHQPYNFNHAPPQTNGWSAARAPAASVQSPPPYVEHQNAKKVRNDVNVHKDTLRVEIDEQNPDQYLVSFVFDALFDGSITIFYFAKEESDCKFVPLFPEAYLPVKIPFKKGPGQRFRQPSGTGMDLGFFELDDLRKPSTEEDIFPLVVSAKTCSSTHSPDETEDENTSAHMQITQAVLEKNNDGLFQAKVIRQILWVDRIRYELREIYGIASSAAEEFNESDGKECVICMTDPKDTAVLPCRHMCMCSECAKALRLQSNKCPICRQPIEELIEIKINNTGQ, from the exons ATGGGTATCTCATGGAGCAGCAACAGAAGGAGACACAATACTTACCCACCGCCACCTCCGCCTTACTACCACTACTCCACAGAACCACCCTCAATagcaccaccacctccacctccacctccactaCCGCCACATAATTACCTCGTTCCAACCTCTACAGGTGCCGCTACTACGACCACCCCTCCTTATCCTTTCTCGCAGAACCCTTATCTATCGCATCCGCCGcgaccacctccacctccagtgCCCTCATACTACAATTCTTGCAATTATGGGAATCACTCGATTCCTCGCTACAATCACCACAACTACCACCAACCTTACAATTTCAATCATGCCCCTCCTCAGACTAATGGATGGTCCGCAGCTCGAGCTCCTGCTGCCTCCGTGCAATCGCCGCCGCCCTACGTGGAGCACCAGAACGCGAAGAAGGTTAGGAATGATGTCAATGTCCATAAAGATACTTTGCGTGTCGAGATAGACGAGCAGAATCCGGATCAATActtggtttcttttgtttttgatgcTTTGTTTGATGGGAG TATTACTATTTTCTACTTTGCAAAGGAGGAGTCAGATTGTAAATTTGTTCCACTATTTCCTGAAGCTTATCTGCCAGTAAAAATTCCCTTTAAGAAAGGACCAGGACAGAGATTTCGTCAACCTTCAGGAACAGGAATGGACTTGGGCTTCTTTGAGTTGGATGATCTCCGTAAACCTTCAACTGAAGAAGATATCTTTCCTCTTGTAGTATCTGCCAAAACATGTTCATCTACACATTCACCAGATGAAACTGAAGATGAAAATACATCTGCTCATATGCAGATTACCCAAGCTGTTCTAGAGAAGAATAATGATGGTCTTTTTCAAGCAAAAGTAATCAGGCAGATTTTGTGGGTTGATAGAATACGCTATGAGCTACGCGAGATATACGGAATTGCAAGCTCAGCAGCAGAAGAGTTTAATGAGAGTGACGGGAAGGAATGTGTAATTTGCATGACTGACCCTAAAGATACTGCGGTGCTACCTTGCCGACATATG TGTATGTGCAGCGAATGCGCAAAGGCATTGAGGCTTCAATCAAATAAGTGTCCCATATGTCGTCAACCCATCGAGGAACTTATAGAGATCAAGATAAATAATACTGGTCAATGA
- the LOC119999919 gene encoding uncharacterized protein LOC119999919: MPEKGVILQFPNSWTLRSSPFLQWRLPILTAFVLVAMVVVWSIDGCTIKSFIETRRFKQDYVPVRSNTPTKNLTETAENSTPSATNIQVNLARKPSNVTNETQFIDYRPISVQNSSGFEDFEVSTNVTKFSDFNPVSVQNSTGFSQSPLVSTNVTEVKDYRPVSAQNSSVFSRNPQVLWLSDELEPNLTANLLSRWLAPGGEPCRDSRTVQISVPGLDGGDLVKLSAGDSHEFVFQALDESGNARCLGGDYFETDLSGEAWKSRPVVKDFGNGSYSISLQVHQDFAGDYNVTIILLFRHFEGLKFSPGRFAFDKELRRIPIRFIRSETLLPELQICQKSDFNKDVWVGRWTRHGKNDDCQISNDGRYRCLAPDFPCQSPWCNGSLGLLESNGWVYSTHCSFRLFSSESAWNCLRNRWIFFWGDSNHVDTIRNMLNFVLDLPDIHSVPRRFDMNFSNPRDPSQTVRITSIFNGHWNETGNYQGLNSLQDEGFRNLLWKYFSEATVPDTVIMNSGLHDGVFWHNIRGFSHGAEYAVSFWKEVMDSVRQRGLVVPQIFYRTTVATGGYARTLAFNPNKMEAFNRVVLDKLKQAGLVSGTIDDFDMTFPWHFDNRCNDGVHYGRAPLKMKWRDGEIGHQYFVDLMLAHVLLNTLCTR; encoded by the coding sequence ATGCCGGAGAAAGGAGTGATCCTGCAGTTTCCGAATTCATGGACTCTCAGGTCGAGTCCGTTTCTTCAATGGAGACTCCCCATACTTACAGCTTTTGTCCTTGTTGCGATGGTGGTTGTGTGGAGCATAGATGGTTGTACCATAAAGAGCTTCATTGAGACCCGAAGGTTCAAGCAAGATTATGTACCCGTCAGATCAAACACACCCACAAAGAATCTTACAGAGACGGCCGAAAATTCTACCCCCTCTGCCACTAATATCCAAGTCAATTTGGCACGAAAGCCGTCGAATGTTACTAATGAGACTCAGTTCATCGATTACAGACCAATCTCTGTTCAAAATTCATCTGGGTTTGAGGATTTTGAAGTTTCGACTAATGTGACCAAGTTCAGCGATTTCAATCCAGTCTCCGTCCAGAACTCAACTGGGTTTTCGCAAAGCCCTCTGGTTTCGACTAATGTGACCGAGGTCAAGGATTACAGACCAGTATCTGCTCAAAACTCATCTGTGTTTTCTCGAAACCCTCAAGTTTTGTGGTTATCAGATGAACTTGAGCCGAACTTGACTGCAAATCTGCTCTCGCGATGGCTTGCACCAGGAGGGGAGCCTTGCAGGGATTCACGTACTGTTCAGATTTCGGTCCCGGGATTGGATGGTGGTGATTTGGTAAAGTTATCGGCTGGTGATAGTCATGAATTTGTGTTTCAGGCTCTGGATGAGTCTGGGAATGCTCGTTGTCTCGGTGGAGATTATTTTGAGACTGATCTTTCAGGGGAGGCATGGAAATCTCGGCCTGTTGTCAAAGATTTTGGAAATGGATCGTATTCCATATCTCTGCAAGTTCATCAAGATTTTGCTGGTGATTACAACGTCACTATAATTCTCCTTTTTAGACACTTTGAGGGTCTCAAGTTTTCGCCTGGTCGATTTGCTTTCGATAAGGAGTTGCGCAGGATTCCAATCAGGTTTATCAGATCTGAAACTCTACTGCCAGAGTTGCAAATTTGTCAAAAGAGTGATTTTAACAAAGATGTCTGGGTTGGGAGGTGGACTAGGCATGGCAAGAATGATGATTGCCAAATAAGCAATGATGGTAGGTACCGATGCCTGGCACCGGATTTTCCATGCCAGAGTCCTTGGTGTAATGGTTCATTAGGATTGTTGGAGAGTAATGGTTGGGTGTACTCTACTCATTGTTCATTTAGGTTGTTTTCAAGTGAATCTGCATGGAATTGTTTGAGGAATCGGTGGATTTTCTTCTGGGGCGATTCCAATCATGTCGACACGATAAGAAATATGCTTAATTTTGTGTTAGATTTGCCTGATATACATTCAGTTCCAAGAAGATTTGATATGAATTTTTCTAACCCAAGAGACCCATCCCAGACTGTTCGAATTACGAGCATTTTCAATGGGCATTGGAATGAAACCGGAAACTACCAAGGCTTAAATTCTTTGCAAGACGAAGGATTTAGAAATTTGTTGTGGAAGTATTTCTCAGAAGCTACAGTCCCAGATACTGTGATCATGAATTCAGGCTTACATGATGGGGTTTTTTGGCATAATATCCGAGGATTCTCTCATGGGGCGGAGTATGCAGTGTCTTTTTGGAAAGAAGTTATGGATTCGGTGAGGCAGAGGGGACTGGTGGTGCCACAAATCTTTTACCGGACCACAGTGGCGACTGGCGGATATGCTCGAACTCTAGCATTTAATCCTAACAAGATGGAAGCCTTCAATAGAGTGGTCTTAGATAAATTGAAGCAAGCTGGGCTTGTTTCTGGCACAATTGATGACTTCGATATGACCTTTCCCTGGCATTTTGATAACCGCTGCAATGACGGGGTCCATTATGGCAGGGCACCATTAAAGATGAAATGGAGGGATGGTGAAATTGGGCACCAGTATTTTGTCGACCTCATGTTAGCTCATGTGTTACTCAACACACTATGCACGAGATAG